The stretch of DNA CAGGCGGCTGGCGGCCAGACCGGAAGCCTCCTTGAGCGCATCGCAGGCGATGAGTCCCATCGTCTCGCGCTCGCCGAAGCCCTGCGCGGCGACGCGCTGGAAGCGGAAGTGCGGCTCCTCCTTGCAGCCGGCGGCGAGGAGCGCGGCGGTGAGCAGGGCGCGGGCGGCGAGTCGGTTGAGGAAGCGAACGCGCATGACCCTCAAGCTAGCGCAGCGCGGCGCCTCTGGCTAGGCCCTCGCGGTCCAGGTGTCCGCGCCGCGCTGCTGCTCGTGCATCGTGCGGATGTTGAGGGCGTGGCGCTTGCCCTCGGGGTCGTCCGGCAGGCGCGGGAACTCCGGGTCCGCCAGGATCGCCGGCAACTCTCGGCCACGCGCGCGGTGTTCGGCGCAGCGCTCCCAGGTCTCCTCCAGGTAGCGGCGCTGCGCGTCCAGGGCCGCGGCGTCCGCGATGAGGCCGTGCCCGGGCACGACCACCTGCGGCTCGAGTCCCCGCAGGCGCCCGAGGGCGCGGATCCAGACCGGCACTTCCGCGTGGGTCAGGAAGGGGTAGCGGCCGAGGAAGAGCAGGTCCGAGGCGAAGAGCACGCCGTCATCCGGCAGCCAGACGACGGCGAGGTCCGGCGTGTGCCCGCCCAGGTGGATCAGCTCGACGCGGCGGCCGTCGAAGCTGAACTGCTTCTCGCCGGCGAAGGTCTCCGTGGGCGGCGTCACGCGCAGGTCGTCGAGCCGCTCGCAGTAGCGCTGGGCGCCTGCGGGGTCGCCGGCCGCCATCTCCGCGAGCCAGGCCTCGCGCGCCTCCGCCGACCAGGGCCCCGCGAGCATCTCGCGCATCAGCGCGGCGCAGCGCTCGTGCCCAAGTATCCGCGAGTGTACGAGCTGATTGCCCCAGGTGTGGTCGGCGTGGAAGTGCGTGTTGACGGCGAGGTTGAGGTCGCCCAGGCAGACGCCGCGGGCGTCGAGGACGCCCAGCAGCTCCATCGCGCAGAAGGTGGTGTCGATGAGGAGCCAGCCGGCGGGACTGCCGACGAGGCCGAGGTTGGCGCCCGCCTCGGGCCGGAGGCAGGCGTGGATGCCCGGGCTCAGCTCCCTCCACTCCATGCGGCACCTCGCTCGGCACGAAAACCCGACCCCCCGGCTCCTTGAGCTTATACCCTCCGGGCCTGCGCGGCAAGGCAGACCGGGCCTAGAAGGGCGGCACGCGGGGCTGCCACTGGTAGCGGGCCAGTGGCACACGCCCGGCCGCGCTCAGCGCGACGCCCTCGG from bacterium encodes:
- a CDS encoding MBL fold metallo-hydrolase, producing MEWRELSPGIHACLRPEAGANLGLVGSPAGWLLIDTTFCAMELLGVLDARGVCLGDLNLAVNTHFHADHTWGNQLVHSRILGHERCAALMREMLAGPWSAEAREAWLAEMAAGDPAGAQRYCERLDDLRVTPPTETFAGEKQFSFDGRRVELIHLGGHTPDLAVVWLPDDGVLFASDLLFLGRYPFLTHAEVPVWIRALGRLRGLEPQVVVPGHGLIADAAALDAQRRYLEETWERCAEHRARGRELPAILADPEFPRLPDDPEGKRHALNIRTMHEQQRGADTWTARA